The genomic segment AGAAGCTGAGAAGAGATTAGAGGCAGAACAGACAGCTAGAGCTGAGGAAGATGCACGCCTAAGAGAGCTATACCCCCTCCCAGAGGATGAAGAAGACTTTCAAAATGAGGAATTGTCAAACATCGATAGCAATGAAACAGAATCTGAATCTGATTTTGAATCTTCTGAAATTGATTCAAATATCGATACTGATGACGCTGAAACCGAAGAAAGTGATATTGATGAAACAATCGAAGACACAGTTACTGCTAAAGATAAAATAATTACAGAAGAGGAAGGAACCCGGTGAGTCAAAACCCCATTCTGCGTAGGTGTATAGCTTGCAAAAAAGTTCTTGATCGCAAGTATTTTTTGAAAGTTACTAGAGATTTTCAGAATGGAGTAGTTTTCTCAGGTGGGATGGGAAGATCAGCCTATCTCTGTCCAACTGAGTCATGTTTTGAAGAAGCTTTGAAGCGTAAAAGATTACAAAAGTCTTTGAGATGTGATATTCACTCAAGCGTTTTCAATATGCTCCAAAAACAACTTAATACCTGCATTGATTCAGATACTGAGGCATGATGTTCATTAAGAGAACTCAGTAAACTCAAAAACCAAATCTAAAGTTCAAGCACAACAT from the Prochlorococcus marinus str. NATL2A genome contains:
- a CDS encoding YlxR family protein yields the protein MSQNPILRRCIACKKVLDRKYFLKVTRDFQNGVVFSGGMGRSAYLCPTESCFEEALKRKRLQKSLRCDIHSSVFNMLQKQLNTCIDSDTEA